Proteins from a single region of Sphingomonas morindae:
- a CDS encoding phage tail protein I, whose protein sequence is MISLLPRNATPLERALEAAMARLSDVPTPIEPLWNADGCPAALLPYLAYALSIDAWSPDWPEAVKRARIRRAIPIQRRKGTIQAIRDLVASYGGAVALREWWQQTPPGAPHTFALVLSLAGLGAAPSAGELDQVIDDIARAKPLRAHFTFTLSAAATGALGLIGVARPVIHARLALAAAPAPA, encoded by the coding sequence ATGATCTCGCTGCTGCCGCGCAACGCCACGCCGCTGGAGCGCGCGCTGGAGGCGGCGATGGCGCGGCTTTCGGACGTGCCGACGCCGATCGAGCCGCTCTGGAACGCGGACGGCTGCCCGGCCGCGCTGCTGCCCTATCTCGCCTATGCGCTCTCGATCGACGCCTGGTCGCCCGATTGGCCCGAGGCGGTGAAGCGCGCGCGCATCCGCCGCGCCATTCCCATCCAGCGCCGCAAGGGTACGATCCAGGCGATCCGCGATCTGGTGGCGAGCTATGGCGGCGCGGTGGCGCTGCGCGAATGGTGGCAGCAGACGCCGCCGGGCGCGCCGCACACCTTCGCGCTGGTGCTGAGCCTGGCCGGGCTGGGGGCGGCGCCGAGCGCCGGCGAGCTGGACCAGGTGATCGACGATATCGCCCGCGCCAAGCCGCTGCGCGCGCATTTCACCTTCACCCTGTCCGCCGCCGCGACCGGCGCGCTCGGCCTGATCGGCGTCGCCCGGCCCGTCATCCACGCGCGGTTGGCGCTCGCCGCCGCGCCCGCCCCGGCCTGA
- a CDS encoding baseplate assembly protein has protein sequence MVDTATFTAVDLSRLPAPAIVEPLDFETILAQLRARLVELVPDFDATVESDPAVKLLELCAYRELLIRARVNDAARACMPAYAAGADLDNLAALLGVARLVLAPADPARGRPAVLESDDALRRRMILAPESFSVAGPSGAYIYHALTAAPEVLDASATSPAPGEVLVTILARGGDGAAAPALVARVADYLTAETRRPLTDHVTVRSATIIPFAITASLVTYVGPDSQIVLAAARARLDALLAEGQRLGRDLTRSALFAALHGPGVQNVRLDAPAADLALDATQAGFCTGVTLSHGGIAA, from the coding sequence ATGGTCGATACCGCCACCTTCACCGCCGTCGATCTCTCGCGCCTGCCCGCGCCGGCGATCGTCGAGCCGCTCGATTTCGAAACCATCCTCGCGCAGCTGCGCGCGCGCCTGGTCGAGCTGGTGCCGGACTTCGACGCGACGGTGGAGAGCGATCCCGCCGTCAAGCTGCTCGAGCTGTGCGCCTATCGCGAGCTGCTCATCCGCGCCCGCGTCAACGACGCCGCGCGCGCCTGCATGCCGGCCTATGCCGCCGGCGCCGATCTCGACAATCTGGCGGCGCTGCTCGGCGTCGCGCGGCTGGTCCTCGCGCCGGCGGATCCGGCGCGCGGCCGGCCGGCGGTGCTGGAGAGCGACGACGCGTTGCGGCGACGGATGATCCTGGCGCCCGAAAGCTTCTCGGTGGCGGGGCCGAGCGGGGCCTATATCTACCACGCGCTCACCGCCGCGCCCGAGGTGCTGGACGCCAGCGCCACCAGCCCGGCGCCGGGCGAGGTGCTCGTCACCATCCTGGCGCGCGGCGGCGACGGCGCCGCCGCGCCCGCGCTGGTGGCGCGCGTGGCGGACTATCTCACCGCCGAGACGCGCCGCCCGCTGACCGATCATGTCACGGTGCGGAGCGCCACCATCATCCCCTTCGCCATCACCGCCAGCCTCGTCACCTATGTCGGGCCGGACAGCCAGATCGTGCTCGCCGCCGCGCGCGCGCGGCTCGACGCGCTGCTCGCCGAGGGCCAGCGGCTCGGCCGCGATCTCACGCGCTCGGCGCTATTCGCGGCGCTGCATGGCCCGGGCGTGCAGAATGTGCGGCTCGACGCGCCGGCCGCCGATCTGGCGCTGGATGCCACCCAGGCGGGCTTCTGCACCGGCGTGACGCTGAGCCATGGCGGGATCGCGGCATGA
- a CDS encoding phage virion morphogenesis protein: protein MSADLAELERHAGAILGRLGPAERRQLLRRVARDLKGSQAARIAAQRNADGSPYAPRKSKPAPKKGGYPIKFLYPKGAARPRLVLMRDWIRQGDHFTGFDIESGAERTYAWDKVARWLPVEPADRARPGGTLRRRGGIRRQAMFRKLRQARYLKSGATDAELWVGFSGRAAAIARVHQEGGEDRPAPKAKPVRYPRRQLLGLTEADRDTMINTMLSHLVG, encoded by the coding sequence ATGAGCGCGGATCTGGCCGAGCTGGAGCGGCACGCCGGCGCGATCCTCGGCCGCCTCGGCCCGGCCGAGCGCCGCCAGCTGCTCCGCCGCGTCGCCCGCGATCTGAAGGGCTCCCAGGCCGCCCGGATTGCCGCGCAGCGGAACGCCGACGGTTCGCCCTATGCACCGCGCAAATCGAAGCCGGCGCCGAAGAAGGGCGGCTATCCGATCAAGTTCCTCTATCCGAAAGGCGCCGCGCGCCCGCGCCTGGTGCTGATGCGCGACTGGATCCGCCAGGGTGATCACTTCACCGGCTTCGACATCGAGTCGGGCGCCGAGCGGACCTATGCGTGGGACAAGGTGGCGCGCTGGCTGCCGGTGGAGCCGGCCGACCGCGCCAGGCCCGGCGGCACGCTCCGCCGGCGCGGCGGCATCCGGCGCCAGGCCATGTTCCGCAAGCTCCGCCAGGCCCGCTACCTCAAGAGCGGTGCCACCGACGCGGAGCTGTGGGTGGGGTTCTCCGGCCGGGCGGCGGCGATCGCGCGCGTGCATCAGGAGGGTGGGGAGGATCGGCCGGCGCCGAAGGCGAAGCCGGTGCGCTATCCGCGGCGGCAGCTGCTGGGGCTCACTGAAGCTGATCGCGACACGATGATAAACACGATGTTGAGCCACCTGGTTGGCTAA
- a CDS encoding phage tail protein: MKKPESLRRLLAAAVPYLTANPDRLAVFVDGGQIAGGGGADLTFEYRYTLTAVIEEYDGDPDLLMVPVLAWLAEQQPELLEKAEARPFRFTMELLDGEASDIEIKIEGMAEGVIVTPRAGGGYGVAAVPERPGHGFDRFPDVPCGARLWQLLMGADMVARTSDPAFRP, translated from the coding sequence GTGAAGAAGCCCGAGAGCCTGCGGCGCCTGCTCGCCGCGGCGGTGCCCTATCTGACCGCCAACCCCGATCGGCTCGCCGTCTTCGTCGATGGCGGGCAGATCGCGGGCGGCGGCGGCGCCGATCTGACCTTCGAATATCGCTACACGCTGACCGCCGTGATCGAGGAGTATGACGGGGATCCCGACCTCCTGATGGTGCCGGTGCTGGCCTGGCTCGCCGAGCAACAGCCCGAGCTGCTCGAAAAGGCCGAGGCCAGGCCCTTCCGCTTCACCATGGAGCTGCTCGACGGCGAGGCCTCGGACATCGAGATCAAGATCGAGGGCATGGCCGAAGGCGTGATCGTCACCCCGCGCGCGGGCGGCGGCTATGGCGTCGCGGCCGTGCCCGAGCGGCCGGGACACGGCTTCGACCGCTTCCCGGACGTGCCGTGCGGCGCCAGGCTCTGGCAGCTGCTAATGGGCGCCGATATGGTCGCGCGGACCAGCGATCCCGCCTTCCGGCCATGA